From the genome of Papaver somniferum cultivar HN1 chromosome 2, ASM357369v1, whole genome shotgun sequence, one region includes:
- the LOC113348699 gene encoding uncharacterized protein LOC113348699, whose amino-acid sequence MGKSGRDWTQIYAIYGMDEWQTLMFLLIHAFFFSFLSVFFLLYFNPICSIFDSFFPALPSGAPRFIAGFTGSVTAILAVCLLFAACNIFYSSVSLHWDMAQRIVNAVNDWSTVKTALDVGCGRGILLNAVAQQLKKEGSSGRVVGLDRRKTTVSTLRTAGMEGVQEYVTCKEGDARHLPFGDNYFDVVVSAVFLHTVGKEFGHKTAAAAAERMKGLSEVVRVLKPGGVGVVWDLVHVPEYVQRLKELRMEDIRVSERVTAFMVSSHIVSFRKPNQQQLLSFSGEFRVDWRCHGLC is encoded by the coding sequence ATGGGGAAATCTGGTAGAGATTGGACACAGATCTACGCGATCTATGGAATGGATGAATGGCAAACCCTAATGTTCTTATTAATCCATGCTTTTTTCTTCTCatttctttctgttttctttcttctctactTCAATCCAATCTGTTCAATCTTTGATTCATTCTTCCCTGCTCTTCCTTCCGGAGCTCCTCGATTCATCGCCGGATTTACTGGTTCAGTTACCGCAATCTTAGCGGTCTGTTTACTGTTCGCCGCCTGTAACATTTTCTACTCATCTGTATCTCTTCACTGGGATATGGCTCAAAGAATAGTCAACGCAGTCAATGATTGGTCAACAGTCAAAACTGCACTTGATGTTGGTTGTGGTAGAGGAATTCTCCTTAATGCTGTTGCTCAGCAATTGAAAAAAGAAGGAAGTTCCGGTAGAGTAGTCGGACTTGATCGCCGGAAGACTACTGTATCGACTTTAAGAACGGCAGGAATGGAAGGTGTTCAAGAATATGTAACGTGTAAAGAAGGCGATGCTCGTCATTTACCATTCGGTGACAATTactttgatgttgttgtttctgCTGTTTTTTTACATACAGTTGGTAAAGAATTTGGGCATAAAACTGCTGCAGCAGCTGCTGAAAGAATGAAAGGATTAAGTGAAGTTGTACGGGTGTTGAAACctggtggtgttggtgttgttTGGGATTTAGTTCATGTTCCTGAATATGTCCAGAGATTAAAAGAATTAAGAATGGAAGATATTAGAGTTTCTGAACGTGTTACTGCTTTTATGGTCAGTAGTCATATCGTCTCATTTCGTAAACCAAATCAACAACAATTACTTAGTTTTAGTGGGGAGTTTAGGGTTGATTGGAGATGTCATGGTCTCtgttaa